The Vibrio navarrensis genome has a segment encoding these proteins:
- the argC gene encoding N-acetyl-gamma-glutamyl-phosphate reductase has translation MLKTTIIGASGYTGAELALMVQKHPELTLAGLYVSANSADAGKCISQLHGKLAGVVEMDVLPLSDPQAVAEQCDVVFLATAHEVSHDLAPIFLEQGCQVFDLSGAFRVKGDDFYPTYYGFEHQHVSWLDKAAYGLAEWNESAIVQSQLIAVAGCYPTASQLAIKPLLAKELLDTAQWPVINATSGVSGAGRKASMTNSFCEVSLQAYGVFNHRHQPEIANHLGCEVIFTPHLGNFKRGILATVTMKLKAGVTLEQVNAAFEAAYAGKPAVRLKGDVLPRLQEVEMTPFCDLGWKVQGEHIIVISAIDNLLKGASSQAMQCLNIHYGFSPLTALL, from the coding sequence ATGTTAAAGACAACAATTATAGGCGCCAGCGGCTACACCGGTGCGGAATTGGCTCTGATGGTGCAAAAACATCCTGAGCTCACGCTAGCAGGTTTGTATGTCTCCGCCAATAGCGCGGACGCCGGTAAGTGTATCTCTCAATTGCACGGAAAATTGGCGGGCGTGGTAGAGATGGACGTTCTACCGTTAAGCGATCCTCAAGCCGTGGCCGAGCAGTGTGATGTGGTGTTTCTTGCCACCGCGCACGAAGTCAGCCACGACTTAGCGCCGATCTTTCTCGAACAAGGCTGTCAGGTTTTTGATCTTTCTGGCGCGTTTCGCGTCAAAGGCGACGATTTTTACCCCACCTACTATGGGTTTGAGCACCAGCACGTCAGTTGGCTCGACAAAGCGGCGTATGGCTTAGCGGAGTGGAACGAGAGCGCGATTGTGCAAAGTCAGCTGATTGCGGTCGCTGGGTGTTACCCAACCGCATCGCAACTTGCGATCAAACCGCTGCTGGCGAAAGAGTTGCTCGATACCGCGCAGTGGCCGGTGATTAACGCCACCAGTGGCGTTTCTGGTGCGGGGCGCAAAGCCTCCATGACCAACAGTTTTTGCGAAGTGAGCTTGCAAGCTTACGGCGTATTCAACCACAGACATCAGCCTGAAATCGCCAACCATCTTGGTTGTGAGGTGATCTTTACCCCGCATCTTGGCAATTTCAAACGTGGCATCCTCGCGACGGTGACCATGAAACTCAAAGCGGGTGTCACCTTAGAGCAAGTCAACGCCGCGTTTGAAGCGGCTTATGCTGGCAAACCTGCGGTGCGTTTAAAAGGCGACGTGCTGCCTCGCTTACAAGAGGTGGAAATGACGCCGTTTTGCGACCTCGGATGGAAGGTGCAAGGCGAACATATCATTGTCATTTCAGCGATCGACAATCTGCTGAAAGGCGCATCCAGTCAGGCGATGCAATGCCTGAATATTCATTACGGTTTTTCACCACTGACAGCCTTGCTGTAG
- the argB gene encoding acetylglutamate kinase, which produces MTQSLNPLVIKLGGAALSCTKTLSQLFGAIAAYQQKAQRQIVIVHGGGYLVDELMEKLQLPTVKKNGLRVTPYDQMPIIAGALAGTANKLLQGQAIADGLNAVGLSLADGGLCQVEELDAELGAVGKATPGDATLLGAILATGALPIISSIGLTPSGQLMNVNADQAAVAVAGALDAELVLLSDVSGVLDGKGHLIKSLTEAEADALIAGKVITDGMIVKVKAALEAANDLGRAIEVATWRYPDKLERLFAGQSIGTQFVPA; this is translated from the coding sequence ATGACTCAGTCTCTCAATCCACTTGTGATCAAATTAGGCGGTGCAGCGCTTTCCTGCACAAAGACATTAAGTCAGCTCTTTGGAGCGATTGCAGCCTATCAGCAAAAAGCGCAGCGACAGATCGTCATCGTCCATGGTGGCGGTTATCTGGTGGATGAACTGATGGAAAAACTTCAGTTGCCGACGGTGAAGAAAAACGGCCTACGCGTGACGCCTTACGATCAGATGCCGATCATTGCTGGCGCACTGGCTGGCACGGCGAACAAACTGTTGCAAGGTCAAGCCATTGCCGATGGTCTGAACGCGGTTGGCTTGAGCTTAGCCGACGGCGGTCTGTGTCAAGTGGAAGAGCTTGACGCCGAGCTTGGCGCGGTGGGTAAAGCCACACCGGGTGATGCTACCTTGCTAGGCGCGATTTTAGCCACGGGCGCGCTGCCGATCATCAGCTCAATCGGCTTAACGCCGAGTGGTCAACTGATGAATGTTAACGCCGACCAAGCGGCGGTGGCGGTTGCCGGGGCGCTGGACGCGGAGTTGGTTCTGCTCTCTGACGTTAGCGGCGTGCTGGATGGCAAAGGTCACTTAATCAAGAGTTTGACCGAAGCCGAAGCCGATGCGCTGATCGCTGGCAAAGTGATCACCGACGGCATGATCGTCAAAGTGAAAGCCGCCTTGGAAGCGGCCAACGATTTGGGCCGGGCGATTGAAGTCGCGACCTGGCGCTACCCAGATAAATTGGAAAGGCTGTTTGCCGGTCAAAGCATCGGTACACAGTTTGTCCCCGCTTAA
- a CDS encoding argininosuccinate synthase: MSKLNVNKVVVAYSGGLDTSVIIPWLKENYDCEVVAFVADVGQGEEELVGIEEKAKASGASECYVVDLKEELVADYIYPTLKTGAYYEGKYLLGTSMARPVIAKAQVEIARKVGADALCHGCTGKGNDQVRFEGAFAALAPDLKVIAPWREWDLVSREQCLDYLAERNIPCAASLTKIYSRDANAWHISTEGGVLESTWNAPNEDCWVWTVDPEQAPNEPEYVTVQVEKGEVVGVDGEPMTPYNALVYLNEKGAKHGVGRIDIVENRLVGMKSRGCYETPGGTIMMEALRAVEQLVLDKTSFEFREELGVKASHLVYDGRWFTPLRKSIMAAADELAQDVNGEVVVKLYKGQATVTQKRSENSLYSEEFATFGADEVYDHSHAGGFIRLYSLSSRIRALNNLKK, from the coding sequence ATGAGCAAGTTAAATGTAAATAAAGTGGTCGTCGCGTACTCAGGCGGATTGGATACCTCAGTCATCATCCCTTGGCTAAAAGAGAACTACGACTGCGAAGTGGTGGCGTTTGTGGCCGATGTCGGCCAAGGCGAAGAAGAGCTGGTTGGCATTGAAGAGAAAGCCAAAGCGTCGGGCGCTTCTGAGTGCTACGTGGTCGATCTGAAAGAGGAGTTGGTGGCCGATTACATCTACCCAACGCTGAAAACCGGTGCTTACTACGAAGGCAAATACCTACTGGGTACCTCAATGGCGCGCCCGGTGATTGCCAAAGCGCAAGTAGAAATCGCACGTAAAGTGGGCGCAGATGCGTTGTGCCACGGCTGTACAGGTAAGGGCAACGACCAAGTGCGTTTTGAAGGGGCGTTTGCAGCGCTTGCACCAGATCTCAAAGTGATTGCGCCTTGGCGTGAATGGGATTTGGTCAGCCGTGAGCAGTGTCTGGATTATTTGGCTGAGCGCAATATTCCGTGTGCCGCGTCACTCACCAAAATTTATTCGCGTGATGCCAACGCATGGCACATCTCGACCGAAGGTGGCGTGCTAGAAAGCACTTGGAATGCGCCCAATGAAGATTGCTGGGTGTGGACCGTCGATCCTGAGCAAGCGCCGAATGAGCCAGAGTACGTTACCGTGCAAGTGGAAAAAGGCGAAGTGGTGGGTGTCGATGGCGAACCGATGACGCCATACAACGCGCTGGTTTACCTCAACGAGAAAGGCGCGAAACATGGTGTGGGTCGTATCGATATCGTGGAAAACCGTCTGGTTGGCATGAAATCACGTGGCTGCTACGAAACCCCAGGGGGCACCATCATGATGGAAGCTCTGCGTGCGGTAGAGCAGTTGGTACTGGATAAAACCTCGTTTGAATTCCGTGAAGAGCTGGGCGTGAAAGCTTCGCACCTGGTATACGATGGCCGTTGGTTCACGCCGCTGCGTAAATCCATCATGGCGGCGGCGGATGAGCTGGCGCAAGATGTCAACGGCGAAGTGGTTGTGAAGCTGTATAAAGGTCAAGCAACGGTGACGCAAAAACGTTCAGAGAACAGCCTCTACTCAGAAGAGTTTGCCACCTTTGGTGCCGACGAGGTGTATGATCACAGCCACGCAGGCGGTTTTATTCGTCTTTACTCGCTTTCAAGCCGTATCCGTGCGTTGAACAATCTGAAAAAATAA
- the argH gene encoding argininosuccinate lyase, which translates to MALWGGRFTQAADTRFKEFNDSLRFDYRLAEQDIVGSIAWSKALLSVNVLSQEEQQKLELALNELKLEVMEDPHQILRSDAEDIHSWVEQQLIGKVGDLGKKLHTGRSRNDQVATDLKLWCRQQGQQLLLALDRLQAQMVGVAKQHQATVLPGYTHLQRAQPVTFAHWCLAYVEMFERDYSRLSDALQRLDTCPLGSGALAGTAYPIDREQLAHNLGFRRATRNSLDSVSDRDHVMELMSVASISMLHLSRLAEDMIFYNSGESGFIELADTVTSGSSLMPQKKNPDALELIRGKTGRVYGALAGMMMTVKALPLAYNKDMQEDKEGLFDALDTWNDCMEMAALCFDGIKVNSERTLEAAKQGYANSTELADYLVAKGIPFREAHHIVGVAVVGAIAKGCALEELSLDELKAFSPVIEQDVYQILTIESCLEKRSALGGVSPKQVAYAVEQADKRLAQRDASAVKVRPARLTDIEALESMVAYWANMGENLPRSRNELVRDIGSFAVAEHQGEVTGCASLYVYDSGLAEIRSLGIEAGWQGQGQGTAIVHYLLAKARQMAIKKVFVLTRTPEFFMKQSFIPTSKSLLPEKVLKDCDQCPRQHACDEVALEVNLFEQVIARAHVA; encoded by the coding sequence ATGGCATTATGGGGCGGAAGATTTACCCAGGCGGCAGATACTAGGTTCAAAGAGTTTAACGATTCATTGCGCTTTGATTACCGATTGGCCGAGCAAGACATTGTGGGCTCGATTGCCTGGTCGAAGGCATTGCTTTCAGTCAATGTGCTTAGCCAAGAAGAGCAGCAAAAGCTGGAACTGGCGCTCAACGAGCTTAAGCTCGAAGTGATGGAAGATCCGCACCAAATTTTGCGCTCGGATGCAGAAGACATTCACTCTTGGGTCGAGCAGCAGTTGATCGGCAAAGTGGGCGATCTGGGTAAAAAGCTGCACACTGGCCGTTCGCGCAATGACCAAGTGGCAACCGATCTGAAACTGTGGTGCCGTCAGCAAGGTCAACAATTGTTGCTGGCGCTCGATCGGCTGCAAGCCCAGATGGTTGGCGTGGCGAAACAGCATCAAGCCACAGTATTACCCGGCTACACCCACCTGCAACGTGCTCAGCCTGTAACGTTCGCTCACTGGTGCTTGGCATACGTTGAGATGTTTGAGCGCGACTATTCACGCCTGAGTGATGCTCTGCAGCGTTTGGACACTTGCCCGCTTGGCTCGGGCGCGCTGGCAGGGACTGCTTATCCGATTGATCGCGAGCAGTTGGCGCACAATCTCGGTTTTCGCCGCGCAACGCGCAACTCGCTCGATTCGGTGTCGGATCGCGACCACGTGATGGAGCTGATGTCGGTGGCGTCGATCTCGATGTTGCACCTCTCTCGCCTCGCGGAAGACATGATCTTCTATAACTCTGGTGAGTCCGGTTTTATTGAGTTAGCCGATACCGTTACTTCTGGCTCTTCCTTGATGCCGCAGAAGAAAAACCCGGATGCGCTGGAGTTGATTCGTGGCAAAACAGGTCGGGTTTATGGCGCATTGGCGGGCATGATGATGACGGTCAAAGCTCTGCCACTGGCGTACAACAAAGACATGCAGGAAGACAAAGAAGGGCTGTTTGACGCGCTCGATACCTGGAACGATTGTATGGAGATGGCCGCGCTCTGTTTTGATGGCATCAAAGTAAACAGTGAACGCACGCTGGAAGCGGCTAAGCAGGGCTATGCCAACTCAACCGAACTGGCGGATTATCTGGTCGCCAAAGGCATTCCGTTCCGTGAAGCGCACCATATTGTCGGGGTGGCGGTGGTCGGCGCAATTGCCAAAGGCTGCGCGCTGGAAGAGCTCTCACTTGATGAGCTGAAAGCCTTCTCGCCAGTGATTGAGCAAGATGTCTATCAGATCCTCACTATCGAATCGTGTTTGGAAAAACGCAGTGCCCTTGGCGGCGTATCACCCAAGCAAGTGGCTTACGCTGTGGAGCAAGCCGACAAGCGCTTAGCGCAGCGTGATGCCTCAGCGGTCAAAGTGCGTCCGGCACGTTTGACCGACATTGAAGCGCTCGAAAGCATGGTCGCTTACTGGGCCAATATGGGGGAAAACTTGCCGCGTTCACGCAATGAACTAGTGCGCGACATTGGCTCGTTTGCCGTGGCAGAGCATCAAGGCGAAGTGACTGGGTGTGCCTCTCTGTATGTGTACGATTCGGGCTTGGCAGAAATTCGTTCGCTAGGCATTGAGGCGGGCTGGCAAGGGCAAGGGCAAGGAACAGCGATAGTGCACTATTTGCTGGCGAAAGCGCGGCAAATGGCGATCAAAAAAGTGTTTGTGCTCACCCGTACGCCGGAATTTTTTATGAAGCAGAGCTTTATTCCCACCTCAAAATCATTGCTGCCAGAGAAGGTGCTAAAAGATTGTGACCAGTGTCCGCGTCAGCATGCGTGTGATGAAGTGGCGTTGGAAGTGAACCTTTTTGAGCAAGTGATTGCACGGGCGCATGTTGCATAG
- a CDS encoding DUF3624 domain-containing protein, translated as MGCKTCSEHWFWQKIGRCKRCMDQLTVLSVLCWIVWWLAFREQPNSIESIALIVAGFAFNALLFLHLWMKYVILPWRARQNDARK; from the coding sequence ATGGGCTGTAAAACATGTAGTGAACATTGGTTCTGGCAAAAGATTGGGCGATGCAAGCGCTGTATGGATCAGCTTACCGTTTTGTCGGTGCTGTGCTGGATTGTCTGGTGGTTGGCGTTTCGAGAGCAACCGAATTCTATTGAGTCGATCGCGCTGATTGTGGCGGGGTTTGCGTTTAACGCTCTGCTCTTCCTGCATTTATGGATGAAGTATGTGATTTTGCCTTGGCGAGCGAGACAAAACGATGCGCGCAAATAA
- the oxyR gene encoding DNA-binding transcriptional regulator OxyR, whose protein sequence is MNIRDLEYLVSLAEHKHFRKAAEACFVSQPTLSGQIRKLEEEIGTILLERSSRRVLFTDAGLQLVDQAKVILREVKTFKEMASGQNGEMSGPMHIGFIPTLGPYLLPRIIPQLKERYPELELFLHEAQTQQLISQLEAGKLDCLILASVAETEPFKEIDIYHEPLSIAVPLNHEWAKQDQLDMLELNGKTVLALGDGHCLRDQALGFCFAAGARDDERFKATSLETLRNMVAAGAGITLLPELSLPKEKEKDGVCYLKAVNPVPSRKIVLAYRPGSPLRGRFEQLAKTISDILTQRA, encoded by the coding sequence ATGAATATCCGAGACTTGGAATATCTGGTGTCACTGGCGGAGCACAAACATTTTCGTAAAGCGGCGGAGGCCTGTTTTGTCAGCCAGCCGACACTGAGTGGGCAGATCCGTAAGTTAGAAGAAGAAATTGGCACCATTCTGTTGGAGCGTAGTAGCCGCCGAGTGCTGTTTACCGATGCGGGTTTGCAACTGGTCGATCAGGCGAAAGTGATCCTGCGTGAAGTAAAAACCTTCAAAGAGATGGCCAGTGGGCAAAATGGTGAAATGAGTGGTCCGATGCACATCGGTTTTATTCCTACCTTGGGACCCTATTTATTGCCACGTATTATTCCGCAGTTGAAAGAACGTTACCCTGAGCTGGAGCTGTTTCTGCATGAAGCACAAACGCAGCAATTGATCAGCCAACTGGAAGCGGGCAAGTTAGACTGCCTCATCTTGGCGTCGGTCGCGGAAACCGAGCCGTTCAAAGAGATCGACATTTATCATGAGCCGCTCAGTATCGCCGTGCCCTTAAATCATGAGTGGGCCAAACAAGATCAGTTGGACATGTTAGAGCTGAATGGCAAAACGGTGTTGGCGCTGGGGGATGGCCACTGCCTGCGCGATCAGGCCCTTGGTTTTTGTTTTGCGGCGGGCGCACGCGATGACGAGCGTTTTAAGGCCACCAGTTTAGAAACGCTGCGTAACATGGTGGCCGCTGGCGCTGGGATTACTTTGCTGCCGGAGCTCTCCTTGCCGAAAGAGAAAGAGAAAGATGGCGTCTGCTATCTCAAAGCGGTGAATCCGGTGCCGTCACGCAAAATTGTCTTGGCTTATCGCCCAGGTTCGCCACTGCGTGGGCGTTTTGAACAGTTGGCGAAAACCATCAGCGATATTCTCACTCAGCGAGCGTAA
- a CDS encoding penicillin-binding protein 1A, with protein sequence MKFIKRLLIFALVCIILGVTTIFGFYQYVKPDLPDVAALKNVELQTPMQVFSQDGKLIAQFGEKRRIPVTYEQIPRQLINALIATEDSRFYDHYGIDPIGITRAALVVAMSGSAKQGASTITQQLARNFFLSNEKKLMRKVKEIFIAIHIEQLLSKQEIMELYVNKIFLGYRSYGFGAAARVYFGKDLHDLTLGEIATLAGMPKAPSTLNPLYSLERATNRRNVVLMRMLDEKYISQEEYDAARSEPLIAQYHGAEIELNAPYVAELARAWMVQQYGEEKAYTSGMNVYMTVDSKLQEAANNAAINNLLAYDERHGYRGAESVLWKADQTPWDSEKMDSHLNDQPTYGELVPAIVTKVSGKQATVWVKRQQQQTIAWEGMSWARRFLTDERQGDDPKTASDILAPGEQIWVRQITQHNEQGETSTSWHLSQVPNANTAFVAMNPENGAVLSLVGGFNFVHNKFNRATMSVRQVGSSIKPFIYSAAIDKGMTLATLINDAPINKWDESQGTAWRPKNSPPTYSGPTRVRIGLATSKNVMAVRTLREVGLDEARQYLTRFGFELDQLPRSETIALGAGSLTPMKMAQGFSVFANGGYYVEPFYISRIDDAYGNTVIEAQPKTICRDACQTPNRDPQAEQFNEQDEDNLHAPQVISEQNAFILREMMYSNIWGGGNWREGTGWNGTGWRAQTLNRRDIGGKTGTTNDSKDAWYNGYGPGLVAIAWVGFDDHSRALGKTTLNRNLSKEVISGAESGAKTAQPAWIDFMQQALDSLPQQEKVVPADIVRVRIDRDTGLLTHKVDESSMFEYFIKGTEPTQYVSEHSEESIYSSSGDGSDNGLF encoded by the coding sequence GTGAAGTTCATAAAGCGTTTACTTATCTTTGCATTGGTTTGCATAATTCTTGGAGTCACTACAATATTTGGGTTTTATCAATACGTTAAACCCGACCTACCAGATGTGGCGGCATTAAAAAATGTGGAATTGCAGACCCCGATGCAGGTCTTCAGCCAAGATGGCAAGTTGATCGCACAATTTGGTGAGAAACGCCGAATTCCGGTCACCTACGAACAAATTCCTCGTCAGTTGATTAACGCGCTGATCGCCACGGAAGACAGCCGTTTTTATGACCACTACGGCATCGACCCGATTGGTATCACCCGAGCGGCGCTGGTCGTGGCCATGTCAGGCTCCGCCAAGCAAGGGGCGAGTACCATTACCCAACAGTTGGCACGTAACTTCTTCCTCTCCAATGAGAAGAAGTTGATGCGCAAAGTGAAAGAGATCTTTATTGCTATCCACATTGAGCAACTGCTGAGCAAGCAGGAGATCATGGAGCTGTACGTCAACAAAATCTTCCTTGGTTACCGCTCGTATGGCTTTGGCGCGGCGGCACGCGTCTACTTTGGTAAAGATCTGCACGATTTGACGCTGGGTGAAATCGCCACGCTGGCGGGTATGCCGAAAGCCCCTTCGACCCTCAACCCACTCTACTCACTTGAACGCGCGACCAATCGCCGCAATGTGGTGTTGATGCGCATGCTGGATGAGAAGTACATCAGCCAAGAAGAGTATGACGCGGCACGTTCAGAACCTTTGATCGCGCAATATCACGGTGCAGAGATTGAACTCAATGCCCCGTATGTAGCTGAGCTAGCGCGCGCGTGGATGGTGCAGCAGTACGGCGAAGAGAAAGCTTACACCTCGGGCATGAATGTCTACATGACGGTCGATTCCAAGCTGCAAGAAGCCGCCAATAACGCGGCGATCAACAACCTGCTGGCCTACGATGAGCGTCATGGCTATCGCGGCGCAGAAAGCGTGCTGTGGAAAGCAGACCAGACCCCTTGGGACAGCGAGAAGATGGACAGCCATCTCAATGACCAGCCGACCTATGGTGAACTGGTCCCCGCGATTGTGACCAAAGTGAGCGGTAAGCAAGCCACGGTTTGGGTCAAACGTCAGCAGCAACAAACCATTGCTTGGGAAGGCATGAGCTGGGCGCGACGCTTCCTGACCGATGAGCGTCAGGGCGATGATCCGAAAACCGCCAGCGATATTTTGGCCCCAGGGGAACAAATATGGGTGCGTCAAATCACCCAGCACAATGAGCAAGGGGAAACCAGCACCAGTTGGCACCTAAGCCAAGTACCGAATGCCAACACCGCCTTTGTTGCGATGAACCCGGAAAACGGCGCGGTGCTTTCTCTGGTCGGCGGTTTTAACTTTGTGCACAACAAGTTTAACCGCGCCACTATGTCGGTTCGTCAGGTTGGTTCGAGCATCAAACCTTTCATCTATTCCGCGGCGATCGACAAAGGGATGACCTTAGCGACCTTAATCAACGATGCACCCATCAACAAGTGGGATGAGAGCCAAGGCACCGCATGGCGTCCTAAAAATTCTCCGCCGACCTATTCAGGTCCAACGCGAGTGCGAATTGGTCTTGCCACATCGAAAAACGTCATGGCGGTTAGAACGCTGCGTGAAGTCGGTTTGGATGAAGCGCGCCAGTATTTGACCCGTTTTGGCTTTGAACTGGATCAGCTTCCTCGCTCCGAGACCATTGCTCTTGGTGCAGGCAGTTTGACGCCGATGAAAATGGCGCAAGGTTTCTCGGTATTCGCCAACGGCGGATACTACGTCGAGCCTTTTTACATCAGCCGTATTGACGACGCCTATGGCAATACCGTCATTGAAGCGCAACCCAAAACCATCTGTCGCGACGCATGCCAAACGCCAAACCGCGATCCGCAGGCCGAGCAGTTTAACGAGCAGGATGAAGATAACTTGCACGCGCCGCAGGTGATCAGTGAACAGAACGCCTTTATTCTGCGCGAAATGATGTACAGCAACATTTGGGGCGGCGGTAACTGGCGTGAAGGTACGGGGTGGAATGGCACAGGCTGGCGCGCCCAAACCCTCAACCGCCGCGATATTGGCGGTAAAACCGGGACAACCAACGATTCAAAAGACGCGTGGTACAACGGTTATGGCCCTGGTTTAGTGGCGATTGCTTGGGTCGGTTTTGATGACCACAGTCGCGCACTGGGCAAAACCACCTTGAACCGTAACCTCAGCAAGGAGGTTATTTCAGGCGCTGAATCGGGTGCAAAAACCGCGCAACCAGCGTGGATCGACTTCATGCAGCAAGCGCTTGATAGCCTGCCCCAGCAAGAGAAAGTCGTTCCAGCTGACATCGTACGAGTGCGCATTGATCGCGACACGGGCCTCTTGACCCACAAAGTGGATGAGAGCTCGATGTTCGAGTACTTCATCAAAGGTACGGAGCCAACGCAGTACGTCTCTGAGCACAGTGAAGAGAGCATCTATTCCAGTTCTGGCGATGGCAGTGATAACGGGCTGTTCTAA
- the pilM gene encoding type IV pilus assembly protein PilM yields MGKPLVTGIDIGHRSLKAVILKPAGNSYALLGYKEIVFERAIVAENHTLNHQEIVNTLKVLNKELPRFRRQVALAVPDSAVISKQLQIEPIEDEKECEIAILQAFSHQSPFPVDELNIDYVRLHEPAQSKSASQSVQIFATKKEVVESRVRAARAVRLKPVLVDMHAHCLFNLRDLAAQRYPDKSAFCLLDVGAQSTSLIIHQREKTHFIKEFAYGVEHLNAAIGDEFSAHDAQEKTERFIVEMVDRVARQLQLFQSINSQDKPQGLWLCGEGAATPLLLEALSRRLSLECELLNPLGLFEMKVARKKRRSVDWHHFSVAAGLAIGGIQWLENKHEAHH; encoded by the coding sequence ATGGGTAAACCCTTAGTTACCGGGATTGATATTGGTCATCGTAGCCTCAAGGCTGTCATTCTGAAACCCGCAGGAAATAGCTATGCCTTGCTGGGATATAAAGAAATTGTATTTGAGCGCGCTATTGTCGCCGAAAACCACACTCTGAATCATCAGGAAATTGTCAATACGCTTAAAGTCCTGAACAAAGAGTTGCCGCGTTTCCGTCGTCAGGTGGCGCTGGCCGTGCCGGATAGTGCCGTGATCAGCAAGCAATTGCAAATTGAACCGATAGAAGATGAGAAAGAGTGTGAAATCGCCATTTTGCAGGCTTTTTCCCATCAATCGCCATTTCCGGTCGATGAGCTGAATATTGATTATGTGCGCTTGCATGAACCCGCGCAGAGTAAAAGCGCCAGCCAGAGCGTGCAGATCTTTGCCACCAAAAAAGAGGTGGTCGAGAGTCGGGTGCGCGCTGCGCGAGCGGTGAGGTTGAAACCGGTGTTGGTGGATATGCACGCCCACTGCTTGTTTAACCTGCGAGATCTGGCGGCGCAGCGATACCCAGACAAAAGTGCTTTTTGTTTGTTGGATGTCGGTGCGCAATCCACCTCGCTGATTATTCATCAGCGCGAGAAAACGCACTTCATCAAAGAGTTTGCATACGGCGTTGAGCACCTGAACGCTGCGATTGGCGATGAGTTCAGTGCCCATGATGCGCAAGAGAAAACCGAGCGCTTTATAGTGGAGATGGTGGATCGCGTCGCGCGTCAGTTGCAGCTCTTTCAGTCCATCAATAGCCAAGACAAGCCACAAGGGCTTTGGTTGTGTGGCGAGGGAGCGGCGACGCCTCTGTTGCTCGAGGCGCTCTCTCGTCGTTTGTCGTTGGAGTGCGAACTGCTCAATCCGCTCGGTCTGTTTGAGATGAAAGTGGCACGCAAAAAACGTCGCAGTGTTGACTGGCACCACTTTTCGGTCGCCGCTGGGCTAGCCATCGGTGGGATTCAATGGTTGGAGAACAAACATGAAGCACACCATTAA
- a CDS encoding PilN domain-containing protein gives MKHTINLLPWREYQREEHRRRFVGVLILGVLIAVAIQWGIGQYVNYQQRLQQDRLNYLNHYIAQLDQRIQAMKIAKEEHGQILARLKVVESLQAQRNNTTELMNLMPNVIPEGVYVDKIKMSDQQVEMAGISDSTARLATMLDNLERSEAIYDVEMHSIVHGKERFGKAFQTFTVSFMFGVKPQPVPVLAEANHG, from the coding sequence ATGAAGCACACCATTAACCTTCTGCCGTGGCGCGAATATCAGCGAGAAGAGCATCGACGCCGTTTTGTTGGGGTGCTGATTTTAGGTGTGCTGATCGCGGTGGCGATTCAGTGGGGGATCGGCCAATACGTGAATTATCAGCAGCGCTTGCAGCAAGATCGCCTCAACTACCTAAACCACTACATCGCCCAATTGGATCAGCGTATCCAAGCGATGAAGATCGCTAAAGAAGAACACGGCCAGATCTTAGCGCGTCTGAAGGTGGTGGAATCACTGCAAGCGCAGCGTAACAACACCACTGAATTGATGAACCTGATGCCAAATGTCATCCCTGAAGGGGTTTACGTCGACAAGATCAAAATGAGCGACCAGCAAGTGGAAATGGCGGGCATTAGCGACAGCACGGCGCGCCTTGCCACCATGTTGGACAATCTAGAGCGATCGGAGGCGATTTACGACGTTGAGATGCACTCCATCGTGCATGGCAAAGAGCGTTTTGGCAAAGCGTTTCAGACCTTCACCGTCTCTTTTATGTTTGGCGTGAAACCACAACCCGTACCGGTACTGGCGGAGGCAAATCATGGTTGA